A genomic region of Campylobacter corcagiensis contains the following coding sequences:
- the purE gene encoding 5-(carboxyamino)imidazole ribonucleotide mutase, whose product MFVSIIMGSKSDIDIVNEAVKVLENFGVKHEVIVSSAHRSGERTAKYVKESEAKGAGVFICVAGMAAHLAGVVASLTTKPVLGVPATGGALNGLDALYSTVQMPGGIPVGTFAIGKAGAKNAAYQAVQILALNSNELTLKLKSDRENMAKKVAEDSASVEILLPKE is encoded by the coding sequence ATGTTTGTATCTATTATAATGGGAAGTAAAAGCGATATTGATATCGTAAATGAAGCAGTTAAGGTGCTTGAGAATTTTGGAGTAAAGCACGAAGTTATAGTTAGTTCAGCTCATAGAAGTGGCGAAAGAACAGCAAAATATGTAAAAGAATCAGAAGCAAAAGGAGCTGGAGTATTTATTTGTGTAGCGGGTATGGCAGCGCATTTAGCAGGTGTTGTGGCAAGTTTAACCACTAAACCAGTTCTTGGTGTTCCTGCAACAGGTGGGGCATTAAATGGGCTTGATGCTTTGTATTCAACTGTTCAGATGCCAGGTGGGATTCCAGTTGGAACATTTGCTATTGGCAAAGCTGGAGCGAAAAATGCAGCTTATCAAGCAGTTCAAATTCTAGCTCTTAACTCAAATGAGCTTACTTTAAAGCTTAAAAGTGATCGTGAAAATATGGCTAAAAAAGTAGCTGAAGATTCAGCTAGTGTTGAAATTTTACTTCCAAAAGAGTAG
- the glyQ gene encoding glycine--tRNA ligase subunit alpha, which produces MAKTFSEIILTLQNYWAAQGCVIIQPYDMPSGAGTYHPATFLRSLGKKPWKAAYVAPSRRPTDGRYGENPNRLGAYYQFQVLLKPSPDNIQELYLKSLEALGLDLKAHDIRFVEDNWESPTLGAWGLGWEVWLDGMEVTQFTYFQQVGGITCNPVSGEITYGLERLAMYLQDKENVYDLIWTSYGDEVVTYGDVYKKREFENSKYSFEVANSDMLFENFESYFKECKSILEANLALPAYDYCMLAAHTFNELDARGAISVTQRQEYILRIRELAKGCAMVYAGEDRA; this is translated from the coding sequence ATGGCAAAAACTTTTTCAGAGATTATTTTAACACTTCAAAACTATTGGGCAGCTCAAGGTTGCGTTATTATCCAGCCTTATGATATGCCCTCAGGTGCTGGTACTTATCATCCTGCTACTTTTCTAAGAAGTCTTGGAAAAAAGCCGTGGAAAGCAGCTTATGTAGCTCCGAGCCGCCGCCCAACAGATGGCAGATATGGTGAAAATCCAAACCGTTTAGGAGCTTACTATCAGTTTCAAGTTTTACTTAAGCCAAGTCCTGATAACATTCAAGAGCTATATTTAAAGAGCCTAGAAGCTTTAGGGCTTGATCTAAAAGCTCACGATATTCGTTTTGTAGAAGATAACTGGGAAAGCCCAACTTTAGGAGCGTGGGGGCTAGGATGGGAAGTTTGGCTTGATGGTATGGAAGTAACTCAGTTTACATATTTTCAACAAGTTGGTGGCATAACTTGTAATCCTGTAAGTGGCGAGATAACTTATGGTTTAGAACGCCTTGCTATGTATTTACAAGATAAAGAAAATGTTTATGATCTGATTTGGACTAGTTATGGCGATGAAGTTGTAACTTATGGTGATGTTTATAAAAAAAGAGAGTTTGAAAATTCTAAATATAGCTTTGAAGTAGCAAATAGCGATATGCTTTTTGAAAATTTCGAGAGTTATTTTAAAGAGTGTAAAAGCATCTTAGAGGCAAATTTAGCTCTTCCTGCGTATGATTACTGTATGCTTGCAGCTCACACATTTAACGAACTTGATGCAAGAGGAGCTATAAGCGTTACTCAAAGACAAGAGTATATTTTAAGAATTAGAGAACTTGCTAAGGGGTGTGCTATGGTTTATGCTGGAGAAGATAGAGCGTGA
- a CDS encoding Nif3-like dinuclear metal center hexameric protein encodes MKVAEIYKILDQIAPFEAGESWDNSGLLVGSMSDEFDKIYASLDIDSNLVNNLEPNSLLITHHPLIFSGLKKLDFSRYPANLIKVLIKKDIKLISMHTNFDKFVLNKFVMSEILGLESFKSVDFLEYAKFDGKFSDFCDFLKDKLCLDSLKVVKAKDEISTFSLCTGSGMSMVDMVEADAFITGDIKYHDALTAKENGLNLVDITHFESEKYFSKALVKNLQKFSISAIITNSTNPFSKI; translated from the coding sequence GTGAAAGTAGCTGAAATTTATAAAATTTTAGATCAAATTGCACCTTTTGAAGCTGGGGAAAGCTGGGATAACTCAGGACTTTTAGTTGGTTCGATGAGTGATGAGTTTGATAAAATTTATGCTAGTTTGGATATTGATTCAAATTTAGTTAATAACTTAGAGCCAAATTCACTTTTAATAACTCATCATCCTTTGATTTTTAGTGGGCTTAAAAAACTTGATTTTAGTAGATATCCAGCAAATTTGATTAAGGTTTTAATCAAAAAAGATATAAAACTTATCTCAATGCATACAAATTTTGATAAATTTGTACTAAATAAATTTGTGATGAGTGAAATTTTAGGGCTTGAGAGTTTTAAAAGCGTTGATTTTTTAGAGTATGCTAAATTTGATGGAAAATTTAGCGATTTTTGTGATTTTTTAAAAGATAAGCTATGTTTAGATAGTCTTAAAGTTGTTAAAGCAAAAGATGAAATTTCAACATTTTCACTATGTACAGGAAGCGGTATGAGTATGGTTGATATGGTAGAAGCTGATGCTTTTATCACAGGCGATATTAAGTATCATGATGCATTAACGGCAAAAGAAAACGGGCTAAATTTGGTTGATATTACGCATTTTGAAAGTGAGAAATATTTTAGCAAAGCACTTGTAAAAAATTTGCAAAAATTTAGCATTAGTGCTATAATCACAAATTCAACTAACCCATTTAGCAAAATTTGA
- a CDS encoding zinc ribbon domain-containing protein, with the protein MNKDLQDLVELSKFDASIDAFLPKLEALNEKLNSKADEISATNEQIDAIQADIEDIATQIKATNAHIAEFSAKIKDVSKKSSSIKTEREMKSLNLEEDLAKEQLSVANDDIVKYEKLIDTKNGIKKDLEDKKSSLEYELTALEDSVGSQKEKIEKDRATLYTKKDKLLNSMDSKIISFYEKIRKWAGNSAVVKVRKQACYGCFMKINDKTYSSVIKGDDIVTCPHCGRILYKDSE; encoded by the coding sequence ATGAACAAAGACCTACAAGATTTAGTAGAACTAAGTAAATTTGATGCTAGTATTGATGCTTTTTTACCAAAACTTGAAGCACTTAATGAAAAACTAAACTCAAAAGCTGATGAAATTTCAGCAACAAATGAGCAAATCGATGCAATACAAGCTGATATAGAAGATATTGCAACTCAAATCAAAGCTACAAATGCTCATATAGCTGAATTTTCAGCTAAGATCAAAGATGTTAGTAAAAAATCATCTTCTATAAAAACAGAAAGAGAGATGAAGTCTTTAAATTTAGAAGAAGATTTAGCAAAAGAGCAACTTAGTGTAGCAAATGATGATATTGTAAAATATGAAAAACTCATTGATACAAAAAATGGCATAAAAAAAGATCTAGAAGATAAAAAAAGTTCTTTAGAATATGAACTTACTGCTTTAGAGGATAGTGTTGGAAGCCAAAAAGAGAAGATAGAAAAAGATAGAGCTACACTTTATACAAAAAAAGATAAGCTTTTAAACAGTATGGATAGTAAAATAATCTCATTTTATGAAAAAATTCGTAAATGGGCTGGAAATTCAGCAGTTGTTAAAGTTAGAAAACAGGCTTGTTATGGTTGTTTTATGAAGATAAATGATAAAACCTACTCTTCTGTTATAAAGGGTGATGATATAGTAACTTGTCCACATTGTGGTAGAATTTTATACAAAGATAGTGAGTGA
- the waaA gene encoding lipid IV(A) 3-deoxy-D-manno-octulosonic acid transferase: MIYTLFSFLVWLLALPFVAFLSLKDKYKKSLPARFFLYNNPPCKKADIHFHACSFGEVSALESLASNFNDFSFTTITATGFQKAKTFTENSRFLPFENFVPFWLVKSNVVVIFEAELWLNLVRTAKKNGSFVVLLNARISDKSYKNYKKFRFYYKMIFKNIDLVLAQSEVDMQRLKELGAKNIKVVGNIKSANFKRLTKSYSKFNQKFVVIASTHEGEEEIILNAIKPTSNTKYMIAPRHPERFTRAGEICAKFAKVNSLSFEKFSWNLGLKSDIILLDTLNELVNFYAIADVVILAGSFIKGIGGHNPIEVAQFKTPLINGKFYHNQNALFELVDGVKFSDLSDINELLNSNLSPTKIKKSCDLDAIVDLLKDKIEERKSL; encoded by the coding sequence GTGATTTACACACTTTTTAGTTTTTTAGTTTGGCTTTTAGCTCTACCTTTTGTGGCTTTTTTAAGCTTAAAGGATAAATACAAAAAGAGCTTACCAGCTAGATTTTTTTTATACAATAATCCCCCTTGTAAAAAGGCAGATATACATTTCCATGCTTGTAGTTTTGGGGAAGTTTCTGCCTTAGAGAGTTTAGCTTCAAATTTCAATGACTTTAGTTTTACCACCATAACGGCAACAGGTTTTCAAAAGGCAAAAACTTTTACTGAAAATTCTCGTTTTTTACCTTTTGAAAACTTTGTTCCTTTTTGGCTTGTAAAGTCAAATGTTGTTGTGATTTTTGAAGCAGAACTTTGGCTAAATTTAGTAAGAACTGCTAAAAAAAATGGCTCATTTGTGGTTTTGCTAAATGCTAGAATAAGCGATAAAAGCTATAAAAATTATAAAAAATTTAGATTTTACTATAAGATGATTTTTAAAAATATCGATCTTGTTTTAGCTCAAAGTGAAGTTGATATGCAAAGACTAAAAGAGCTTGGTGCTAAAAATATAAAAGTTGTTGGAAATATAAAAAGTGCAAATTTCAAACGCCTAACAAAAAGTTATTCTAAATTTAATCAAAAATTTGTAGTCATCGCTTCAACTCATGAGGGTGAAGAAGAGATAATTTTAAATGCTATAAAACCAACTTCAAATACTAAGTATATGATAGCTCCAAGGCATCCTGAGAGGTTTACTAGAGCTGGTGAGATATGTGCTAAATTTGCTAAGGTTAACTCTTTGAGTTTTGAGAAATTTAGCTGGAATTTGGGTTTGAAATCAGATATAATCTTGCTTGATACTTTAAATGAACTAGTAAATTTCTATGCCATAGCAGATGTTGTGATACTTGCAGGAAGCTTTATCAAAGGCATCGGCGGACATAATCCAATTGAAGTTGCCCAGTTTAAAACTCCTTTGATTAATGGAAAATTCTACCATAATCAAAATGCTCTTTTTGAGTTGGTTGATGGAGTAAAATTTAGCGATTTAAGTGATATAAATGAGCTTTTAAATTCTAATTTAAGCCCAACAAAGATAAAAAAAAGTTGCGATTTAGACGCTATAGTAGATCTATTAAAGGATAAAATTGAAGAAAGAAAAAGCTTATAA
- a CDS encoding RluA family pseudouridine synthase: protein MKKEKAYKLLAIQEKISNNAAKELIDSGLVYAHGKKLSIARGEIDANTIFKVLKIPKPKIIFEDDKILAINKPPFLVSDKVAEIYKATLLNRLDRETSGVLLMSKDEEFRTKAIQEFINLKVKKIYFAMVKGVVSEELVIDSPILTIKSKGLAFSKISPNGKSAITRVYPFMVSGKKSIVRVEIDTGRTHQIRVHLASQNLPIIGDEKYAKNSAKRMYLHSYKTEILGYKFIAPLDDSFSEFGFEIPKNLVF from the coding sequence TTGAAGAAAGAAAAAGCTTATAAACTCCTTGCTATTCAGGAGAAAATTTCAAATAATGCCGCAAAAGAGCTCATTGACTCAGGACTGGTTTATGCTCATGGCAAAAAGCTTAGTATTGCGCGTGGCGAGATAGATGCTAATACTATTTTTAAGGTTTTAAAGATTCCTAAACCAAAGATTATTTTTGAAGATGATAAAATTTTAGCTATCAATAAACCACCATTTTTAGTAAGCGATAAAGTAGCTGAAATTTATAAAGCTACTCTTTTAAACCGCTTAGACAGGGAAACAAGTGGAGTTTTGCTTATGAGTAAGGATGAGGAATTTAGAACAAAAGCTATACAAGAATTTATAAATTTAAAGGTTAAAAAAATCTATTTTGCTATGGTTAAAGGCGTTGTTAGCGAAGAATTAGTAATTGATAGCCCAATTCTTACTATAAAATCAAAAGGCTTAGCATTTTCAAAAATTTCACCAAATGGAAAAAGTGCGATAACTAGAGTTTATCCATTTATGGTAAGTGGTAAAAAAAGTATAGTTAGAGTTGAGATTGACACAGGAAGAACTCACCAAATAAGAGTTCATTTAGCCAGTCAAAACTTACCTATAATAGGCGATGAAAAATATGCTAAAAATTCGGCAAAAAGGATGTATCTTCACTCATATAAAACAGAAATTTTAGGCTATAAATTTATAGCTCCACTTGACGATAGTTTTAGTGAATTTGGTTTTGAAATTCCAAAGAATTTAGTTTTTTAA
- the ffh gene encoding signal recognition particle protein, translating to MFEQIGESFRSAVNKLRIVDDEKALKNALDTLRKALLRADVHHKVTKDLVSKIEASVKENGIGQKQFLDAIKNSLEEILTAPGNQGFVYANKPPTVVLMAGLQGSGKTTTTVKLANNIKQKKRKVLIAACDLQRLAAVEQLKQLCETNEIDLFYIDGETNPLNVAKGALEKAKKELYDVLFVDTAGRLAIDEELMNEIKEIKKALDPDEIFYVADAMSGQDGVRSADTFNQNLGITGVVLSKFDADAKGGVAIGIAHQIGIPLRFIGVGEKVADIEGFIPDRIVGRIMGEGDLATLVEKTAAVFDEQDIKKINKKIKKGEFTFNDFLEQLESVKKLGNMKNLIGMLPGMGNIANQIKDIDLENSKEIVHIKAMISSMTPKERENPNLLNNSRKRRIASGSGLSQMEVNRFLKQFSNASKIAKKMSSKGAMKNMMQGFPR from the coding sequence GTGTTTGAACAAATTGGCGAATCATTTAGATCTGCAGTAAACAAACTTAGAATTGTTGATGATGAAAAAGCTCTCAAAAATGCCCTTGATACGCTTAGAAAAGCTCTTCTTAGAGCTGATGTTCATCACAAAGTTACTAAAGATTTAGTCTCTAAAATAGAAGCTAGTGTTAAGGAAAATGGTATCGGTCAAAAGCAGTTTTTAGATGCTATAAAAAACAGTCTTGAAGAGATCCTAACAGCTCCTGGAAATCAGGGTTTTGTTTATGCTAATAAGCCACCAACAGTAGTGCTTATGGCAGGACTTCAAGGAAGTGGTAAGACAACTACAACAGTTAAACTTGCTAACAATATCAAGCAGAAAAAAAGAAAAGTTTTAATAGCAGCTTGTGACCTTCAAAGATTAGCCGCTGTTGAACAGCTTAAGCAACTTTGCGAGACAAATGAGATTGATCTTTTTTATATAGATGGTGAGACAAATCCACTAAATGTAGCAAAAGGTGCGCTTGAAAAAGCTAAAAAAGAGCTTTATGATGTGCTTTTTGTTGATACAGCAGGTCGTCTTGCTATAGATGAAGAGCTTATGAATGAGATTAAAGAGATAAAAAAAGCTCTTGATCCTGATGAAATTTTCTATGTCGCTGATGCAATGAGTGGACAAGATGGCGTAAGAAGTGCTGATACATTTAACCAAAATTTAGGAATTACTGGAGTAGTTCTAAGCAAATTTGACGCTGATGCAAAAGGCGGAGTAGCTATTGGTATAGCTCACCAAATAGGAATTCCATTAAGATTTATAGGTGTTGGTGAAAAAGTAGCTGATATAGAAGGTTTTATACCAGATAGAATTGTCGGACGTATAATGGGCGAGGGTGACCTTGCTACTTTAGTAGAAAAAACAGCGGCTGTTTTTGATGAACAAGATATTAAAAAGATAAATAAAAAGATAAAAAAGGGTGAGTTTACATTTAATGACTTTTTAGAACAACTTGAGAGTGTAAAAAAGCTTGGAAATATGAAAAATTTAATCGGTATGCTTCCAGGAATGGGAAATATCGCAAATCAGATTAAAGATATTGACCTTGAAAACTCAAAAGAGATAGTTCATATAAAAGCTATGATTAGCTCTATGACGCCAAAAGAAAGAGAAAATCCTAATCTTTTAAATAACTCAAGAAAACGCCGTATAGCGTCTGGTTCAGGACTTTCTCAGATGGAAGTAAACCGCTTTTTAAAGCAGTTTAGCAACGCTTCTAAGATAGCTAAAAAGATGTCATCAAAAGGCGCTATGAAAAATATGATGCAAGGCTTTCCTAGATAA
- the rpsP gene encoding 30S ribosomal protein S16 yields MATVVRLTRVGRKKKPFYRIVVTDSRKRRDGGYIESIGYYNPMVDPEVVKFDEERLNYWKSVGAKLSDRVARITK; encoded by the coding sequence ATGGCAACAGTTGTAAGACTAACAAGAGTAGGTCGTAAGAAAAAACCTTTCTATAGAATAGTAGTTACAGATAGTAGAAAAAGAAGAGATGGCGGATATATAGAAAGCATTGGTTATTATAACCCAATGGTTGATCCAGAAGTAGTTAAATTTGACGAAGAAAGACTTAACTATTGGAAAAGCGTTGGAGCAAAACTAAGCGATAGAGTAGCAAGAATCACAAAATAA
- a CDS encoding KH domain-containing protein translates to MVENFIKEYAKLIADYPDKITTQRVSGLEEGVDELIIFADKSDTGKLIGRDGKMINSIKTVINGYKAKDGISYKVTVKAIEE, encoded by the coding sequence ATGGTTGAAAATTTTATAAAAGAGTATGCAAAGCTCATAGCAGATTATCCTGATAAGATAACTACCCAAAGAGTAAGTGGTTTAGAAGAAGGGGTTGATGAGCTTATTATATTTGCTGATAAAAGTGATACAGGCAAACTAATCGGTAGAGATGGAAAGATGATTAACTCCATTAAAACCGTTATAAATGGCTATAAAGCAAAAGATGGCATCTCATATAAAGTCACAGTAAAAGCTATAGAAGAGTAG
- the rimM gene encoding ribosome maturation factor RimM (Essential for efficient processing of 16S rRNA) codes for MLEVAKIGKTVGLKGVLKLHNRSDFPAQFKKGAKFHLKNGEILEILNFNSQNSQVIFKGYEDINLAKDLVNLTIYSTIEETRKSCKLKKDEFFYFDIIGLKVVENGEILGVVDSISEVGSGFLFQIKTSEHLKELAPVFFIPYIDEYVSEISLENKEILTKGAKLILENS; via the coding sequence GTGCTTGAAGTAGCAAAGATAGGTAAGACTGTCGGGCTTAAGGGTGTTCTTAAGCTCCATAATAGAAGTGACTTTCCAGCTCAATTTAAAAAAGGGGCTAAATTTCATCTAAAAAATGGTGAAATTCTAGAAATTCTAAATTTTAACTCACAAAATTCACAAGTTATATTTAAGGGATATGAAGATATAAATTTAGCTAAAGATTTAGTAAATTTAACGATTTATTCTACTATTGAAGAGACCAGAAAGAGTTGTAAGCTAAAAAAAGATGAGTTTTTTTATTTTGATATCATCGGGCTTAAGGTTGTAGAAAATGGTGAAATTTTAGGCGTTGTTGATAGTATTAGTGAAGTTGGAAGTGGGTTTTTATTTCAGATAAAGACAAGCGAGCATTTAAAAGAGCTTGCCCCAGTTTTTTTTATTCCATATATCGATGAGTATGTAAGCGAAATTTCTTTAGAAAATAAAGAGATTTTAACAAAAGGTGCTAAACTAATTCTTGAAAACTCATGA
- the trmD gene encoding tRNA (guanosine(37)-N1)-methyltransferase TrmD translates to MKFNFITLFPNLIKPYFSDSILKRAVETNLLELNFINPRDFTKDRHKKVDDYMIGGGAGLLIQVEPLELALRSISEKTRVIYLTPNGKLFKQNDAKRLAKFDSITLVCGRYEGIDERFIERNVNECFCIGDFILTGGELGALCVADAISRQVSGVLGNSDSLVDESFENGFLEAPNFTKPNVFENSCVVSEFLKGNHAKISALKFSMSKLRTNYYRPDLYYQRKSYEK, encoded by the coding sequence ATGAAATTTAACTTTATAACTCTTTTTCCAAATCTAATCAAGCCTTATTTTAGTGATAGCATTCTAAAAAGGGCGGTTGAAACTAATCTTCTAGAGCTAAATTTTATAAATCCAAGAGATTTTACTAAAGACAGACATAAAAAAGTTGATGATTATATGATAGGTGGTGGAGCTGGGCTTCTTATACAGGTAGAACCACTAGAATTAGCACTTAGAAGTATAAGTGAAAAAACTAGAGTGATATATTTAACGCCAAATGGTAAGCTTTTTAAACAAAATGATGCTAAAAGATTAGCAAAATTTGATAGTATAACTTTAGTTTGTGGTAGATATGAAGGCATTGATGAGAGATTTATAGAGCGAAATGTAAATGAGTGTTTTTGTATCGGAGATTTTATATTAACAGGTGGCGAACTTGGAGCTTTATGCGTGGCAGATGCTATAAGTAGGCAGGTTAGTGGTGTTTTAGGAAATAGTGATAGCTTAGTGGATGAAAGCTTTGAAAATGGTTTTTTAGAAGCACCAAATTTTACAAAACCAAATGTTTTTGAAAATTCTTGTGTGGTTTCAGAGTTTTTAAAGGGAAATCACGCTAAAATATCAGCTTTGAAATTTAGTATGTCAAAGCTTAGGACGAATTACTACCGTCCAGATTTGTATTATCAAAGGAAAAGTTATGAGAAATAA